GGCGCTGCTGATCGCCATCTCCGCCCGGACAGCTGGGGCCCAGGTCATCGTCGGCCGGGTGCTCGACGCGCAGAGCGGAGCGGCGGTCCAGGGGGCGGGCATCACCATCGCCACGGTCACCCAGCGCGCGGCCGGACGGACGGTCGCGAGAGACGACGGCCGCTTCTCCATCGTGCTGTTCGGCCCCGGCACGTACCGTGTGGCGGCTACGCGGGCGGGATATGGCACCGAGTACAGCGACGCGGTGTTCGTGGGGCCGGGCGACACCGTCCGCGTGGACCTGCGGCTGCAGCCCGGAGCGGTGGAGCTGGCCGGGGTGACGGCCACCGTCCGCCCCCGCCGGCTGGGGACGCGCGGCAAGTTCGTCCCCACGGGGATCGTGACGCCGGTGCGGGCGGAGGGGCTGGGGCGGAGGATCCTGGCGCAGGGGACGTTCGTGGCGCCGAGCGAGTGCTACCAGCTGGCGGGGGTGGCCGACCGCCTGCGCTCGGTGGTGACGCTGTACGTCGACGCGCGTCCGAACGGCCAGTACTGCATGGGCGGCCCGACCGCGTTCCGGTACACGGTCACCGTGCGCGGGCTCGCGGCGGGCAGCTACACCTTCCGCATCATGCACACCTACCGCGACGGCTCGGTGAAGCCGTCGCTGGCGCTGGACACGGCGCTCGTGGTGCCGGAGCGGGACCCGCCGCGGCGCTAGGCGCCGCGCCACCCGTCGTTTAGATTTCGCCTCTCCGCAGAGGTCACGCAGCAGGGAGCAGGACGCGATGAGCTATCGCCGCTTCACCGATTCCTCCGGCACGCCGTGGCGCGTGTGGGAGGTGGTTCCGCAGCCGGTCGACCGGCGCCGCGGGGTGCGCCGCATCAAGGTGGTCCGGATCCATCACCCCGAACGCCGCGTGGTGCCCACGCGGCGCCTGGACATGCGCCGCTCGCGTCTCTTCTTCCCGCCCAGCGAGACGCCGTGGCTGACCTTCGAGTCGGCCGACGAGCGCCGCCGCCTGCGCCCTGTGCCGGAGACGTGGTGGCTGGAGGACGCGCGCGGCCTGGAGCGCCTCTGCGCGCAGGCCGCCCCGCAGCGGGCGATGGCGACGGAGTAGCGCCTGCTCGAATCGCGGCGGGACACCGGGGTAAG
The nucleotide sequence above comes from Longimicrobium sp.. Encoded proteins:
- a CDS encoding carboxypeptidase-like regulatory domain-containing protein, which codes for MPDIPARDASSIQTRRHRGVAETPLASRAAVRSTLAALLIAISARTAGAQVIVGRVLDAQSGAAVQGAGITIATVTQRAAGRTVARDDGRFSIVLFGPGTYRVAATRAGYGTEYSDAVFVGPGDTVRVDLRLQPGAVELAGVTATVRPRRLGTRGKFVPTGIVTPVRAEGLGRRILAQGTFVAPSECYQLAGVADRLRSVVTLYVDARPNGQYCMGGPTAFRYTVTVRGLAAGSYTFRIMHTYRDGSVKPSLALDTALVVPERDPPRR